A genomic stretch from Edaphobacter aggregans includes:
- a CDS encoding ATP-binding protein: MAAQGSYEAILPLNEVEPQIFVGPPSRPTPIADIVAALRTITPLSGLADEEYAWLATHCDETVGDDGAVVFLEGNPCDRLHFILMGEIHVRRRHASPTLWIGRAGQMTGKLPFSRMKTYGGDGFTVGPSWSLSLHESHFPALLAAIPSMTQRCVSTLLDRVREVTRMEQQAEKLSALGKLAGNLAHELNNPASAAQRSASSLFAELRQYGDLKYRLGNLCLSDTQTSQYRSWISRTRSTMADYASRADIADDPLAESDRETALLQWLETHNIPNPWAVAPALAETTITTVQLDDLADHATAEVLPVALATFASSLRVERMAETVVNSTVRIFDLIRAIKDYSYMDQAPIQDVDLAQSLETTLTMFNSRLQNVTIERNFDPDLPPVSAYGSELNQVWTALIENALDAMKDRGTLRLTTRSSGQMAFVEVWDTGPGIAPEFKSRIFEPFYTTKAPGKGLGLGLDTAQRIVTKHSGYIQVESRPGATCFQVRLPLDQAGAY; this comes from the coding sequence TTGGCAGCCCAAGGTAGCTACGAAGCAATTCTTCCACTCAATGAGGTAGAGCCGCAGATATTCGTCGGCCCTCCCTCTCGGCCCACACCCATTGCGGACATTGTCGCCGCTCTGCGCACCATCACTCCCCTCAGCGGCCTCGCCGATGAGGAGTACGCCTGGCTCGCCACCCATTGCGACGAAACCGTCGGCGATGACGGCGCCGTTGTCTTCCTGGAAGGCAATCCCTGCGACCGCCTTCACTTCATCCTCATGGGCGAGATTCACGTCCGCCGCCGCCACGCCAGCCCCACCCTTTGGATCGGCCGCGCTGGCCAGATGACCGGCAAGCTTCCCTTCTCCCGCATGAAGACCTACGGCGGAGACGGCTTCACCGTCGGCCCAAGCTGGTCACTCAGCCTCCACGAGTCCCACTTCCCCGCCCTGCTCGCCGCCATCCCGTCGATGACGCAGCGTTGCGTCTCCACCCTGCTCGACCGCGTCCGCGAGGTCACCCGCATGGAGCAGCAGGCCGAAAAGCTCTCAGCTCTCGGCAAGCTCGCCGGCAACCTCGCCCACGAGCTCAACAACCCCGCCTCCGCAGCCCAGCGCTCCGCCTCCAGCCTCTTCGCCGAACTGCGTCAGTACGGCGACCTCAAATATCGCCTCGGCAACCTTTGTCTATCCGACACGCAGACCTCCCAGTACCGCTCGTGGATCTCCCGCACCCGCAGCACAATGGCCGACTACGCCAGCCGCGCCGATATTGCCGACGACCCCCTTGCCGAAAGCGACCGCGAGACCGCTCTGCTCCAGTGGCTCGAGACTCATAACATCCCGAATCCCTGGGCTGTCGCCCCTGCGCTCGCCGAGACCACCATCACGACGGTACAGCTGGACGACCTGGCCGACCACGCCACCGCCGAAGTCCTGCCCGTCGCCCTGGCCACCTTCGCCAGCTCCCTCCGTGTCGAGCGCATGGCCGAGACCGTCGTCAACTCGACCGTGCGCATCTTTGACCTGATCCGCGCCATCAAGGACTACTCCTACATGGACCAGGCGCCCATCCAGGACGTCGATCTCGCCCAATCCCTCGAGACCACCCTGACCATGTTCAACTCGCGTCTCCAGAACGTGACCATCGAGCGGAACTTCGACCCTGACCTGCCCCCCGTCAGCGCCTACGGCAGCGAACTCAACCAGGTCTGGACTGCCCTGATCGAAAACGCCCTCGACGCCATGAAAGATCGGGGCACGCTGCGGCTCACCACTCGCTCCAGCGGTCAGATGGCCTTCGTCGAGGTCTGGGACACCGGCCCCGGCATCGCACCCGAGTTCAAGTCCCGTATCTTCGAGCCCTTCTACACCACCAAGGCCCCAGGCAAGGGCTTGGGTCTGGGCCTCGACACCGCCCAGCGCATCGTCACCAAGCACTCCGGCTATATTCAAGTCGAATCGCGCCCCGGAGCTACCTGTTTCCAGGTCCGGCTACCCCTCGACCAGGCCGGAGCCTACTAA